The Oryctolagus cuniculus chromosome 5, mOryCun1.1, whole genome shotgun sequence genome includes a region encoding these proteins:
- the PLN gene encoding cardiac phospholamban: MEKVQYLTRSAIRRASTIEMPQQARQNLQNLFINFCLILICLLLICIIVMLL; the protein is encoded by the coding sequence ATGGAGAAAGTTCAATACCTCACTCGCTCTGCTATAAGAAGAGCCTCAACCATTGAAATGCCTCAACAAGCACGTCAAAACCTCCAGAACCTAtttatcaatttctgtctcatctTGATATGTCTCCTGCTGATCTGCATCATCGTCATGCTTCTCTGA